Proteins encoded together in one Panthera uncia isolate 11264 chromosome A2, Puncia_PCG_1.0, whole genome shotgun sequence window:
- the UCN2 gene encoding urocortin-2, with the protein MPGLSNLCLSVSFPWSPSLCLSTFPVCICPCVMAAQNPCPEPLFSSQTDHAMTRWALLVLMILTSGRALLVPMTPIPAFQLLPQNPPQATPRPVASESPSASTVGPSTAWGHPSPGPRPGPRITLSLDVPIGLLRILLEQARARAVREQAAANARILAHVGRR; encoded by the coding sequence ATGCCTGGCCTctctaatctctgcctctctgtctccttcccttggtctccctctctctgtctgtctacTTTCCCCGTCTGCATCTGTCCATGCGTCATGGCTGCCCAGAACCCCTGCCCTGAGCCTCTTTTCTCCTCGCAGACTGACCACGCGATGACCAGGTGGGCTCTGCTGGTGCTGATGATCCTGACGTCGGGCAGGGCCCTGCTTGTCCCCATGACCCCTATTCCAGCCTTCCAGCTCCTCCCTCAGAACCCTCCCCAAGCCACTCCCCGCCCTGTGGCCTCAGAGAGCCCCTCAGCCAGCACTGTGGGCCCCTCCACTGCTTGGGgccaccccagccctggcccccgcCCAGGCCCCCGCATCACTCTCTCACTGGATGTCCCCATTGGCCTCCTGCGGATCTTACTGGAGCAAGCCCGAGCCAGAGCTGTGAGGGAGCAGGCCGCTGCCAACGCTCGCATCCTGGCCCATGTTGGCCGCCGCTGA